A region from the Pseudomonadota bacterium genome encodes:
- a CDS encoding FAD:protein FMN transferase: MTRIIIAAALMLSVSWPLSVSAEWYGRTEGIMGTEISVQLWHENEAYAMASIDRVIGEMHRIDHLMSTYKDHSEISQINANAHEQAVAVSDELFELIKQALDLGHVTRGAFDITYASVGKHYDFRTGEKPSDAQKQTAVEVVNLDNVVLNTSQKTVRFLREGVRIDLGGIAKGHAVESAVTLLRERGIENAIVTAGGDSRVLGDHRGRPWAVGIRDPRQRNGIAARMPVQEEAISTSGDYERYFEADGVRYHHIIEPTSGDSARTVRSVTIIGPNAIMTDALSTGVFVLGKQRGLALIDSLEEFEAIVIDQQGEMHFSRGLEPDA; the protein is encoded by the coding sequence ATGACCCGAATAATTATTGCTGCCGCGTTGATGCTGTCTGTGTCGTGGCCTCTGTCTGTATCCGCCGAGTGGTATGGACGCACGGAGGGCATCATGGGCACCGAAATCAGCGTTCAGCTTTGGCATGAGAACGAAGCGTATGCGATGGCGAGTATCGACCGGGTGATCGGCGAAATGCATCGCATCGATCATTTGATGAGCACCTATAAAGACCATAGCGAAATCTCACAGATAAATGCCAACGCGCATGAGCAAGCGGTGGCGGTGAGCGACGAACTGTTCGAACTCATTAAGCAGGCGCTGGATTTAGGTCACGTAACGCGTGGCGCATTCGATATCACTTATGCAAGCGTTGGAAAGCATTACGATTTTCGCACCGGAGAAAAGCCCTCTGACGCACAAAAACAAACGGCGGTTGAGGTCGTTAATCTCGATAATGTGGTGTTGAACACATCCCAAAAAACGGTGCGGTTTCTGCGTGAAGGTGTGCGGATTGATTTGGGCGGAATAGCCAAGGGGCATGCCGTAGAAAGCGCGGTGACGTTGCTGCGCGAACGCGGTATTGAAAATGCCATTGTGACAGCGGGCGGAGACAGTCGCGTGTTAGGGGACCATCGCGGGCGCCCTTGGGCAGTTGGAATTCGCGATCCCAGGCAGCGCAACGGCATCGCGGCGCGTATGCCGGTGCAAGAGGAAGCGATTTCGACGTCTGGCGATTATGAGCGCTATTTTGAAGCGGATGGCGTTCGCTATCACCATATCATTGAGCCAACCTCTGGCGATTCTGCGCGGACCGTGCGCAGCGTCACCATCATAGGCCCGAATGCCATTATGACCGACGCACTGTCGACAGGTGTATTCGTACTCGGCAAGCAGCGAGGACTGGCGCTAATCGACTCACTTGAAGAATTTGAAGCCATTGTTATTGACCAGCAAGGGGAGATGCATTTCTCCCGTGGTCTTGAGCCTGACGCGTAG
- a CDS encoding LamG domain-containing protein — translation MKRLIFTIGLITFVAACGGGAETVPTPVIDSPQVSEYTGPPPATDDVQSFRINVWDNLKSTSRCGACHTEEGGQAPMFVRQDDVNLAYAEATTLVTLQIPDQSQIVTKVGGGHNCWLSSDAACADIMTTWITAWAGDAIAGGGREIDLDAPTLRDPGDSKSFPDDPALYASTIYPLVTTYCAQCHSSESQFPQQPYFAEASIDVAYAAARTKIELDDPDASRFVVRLGSEFHNCWSDCPSDSGDMLAAVNAFANQIVPTEVDPMLVTSKALTLADGTIASGGNRYENNAIATYEFKTRTGLTAFDTSGVEPAMNLNLSGNVAWLSAFGLQINDGKAQASTASSKKLHDLIKATGEFSLEAWVVPGNVSQEEARIISYSAGVDARNFTLGQTLYNYDLAVRSSQTDGNGMPALSTADADEDLQATLQHVVTTYDPVNGGRIYVNGVFTDDVDIGGGSLADWDDSFAFVVGNEVSNDRLWQGSVRFLSVHNRALTDTQIQQNFDAGVGEKFFLLFSVAHLIDVPQSYVLFQVSQFDDYSYLFEEPRFISLDPTASPSDIPLQGMRIGLNGAEVDISQAYANLDVMLNENDFVASTQSLSRLGTLVPLEKGTESDSFFLTFELLGDNANVFTEPTPLQPGTPPDVERDPAIGLRTFDEINASMSVITGIAQSNVNVATTYTTIRQQLPTVESIEGFLASHQVAIAQLSIEYCNELVNSTAARSAFFPGFDFSAPPASAFANATARNVMLDPLLDNVFGVAVTSQPDLAAARGELNALIDRLTTCGSSCSADRTETVAKAACAAMLGNAAVVIQ, via the coding sequence ATGAAAAGACTTATTTTTACCATTGGTTTGATTACGTTTGTCGCAGCATGCGGCGGTGGTGCTGAAACCGTTCCTACGCCTGTAATTGACTCACCTCAGGTTTCCGAGTACACCGGCCCTCCGCCGGCCACAGATGATGTGCAGTCCTTTCGCATAAACGTCTGGGACAACCTAAAATCCACGAGCCGGTGTGGTGCTTGCCATACCGAGGAAGGTGGCCAAGCCCCGATGTTTGTGCGCCAGGACGACGTCAACCTTGCTTATGCCGAAGCCACCACATTGGTCACGCTTCAAATCCCCGACCAATCGCAGATCGTGACAAAAGTGGGCGGCGGTCATAACTGCTGGTTGAGCAGTGACGCCGCGTGTGCTGACATCATGACCACCTGGATCACCGCGTGGGCCGGTGACGCCATCGCGGGCGGTGGTCGTGAGATTGACCTCGACGCACCGACGCTTCGCGACCCAGGTGACTCGAAGAGTTTCCCAGACGACCCTGCGCTCTATGCATCGACTATTTACCCGTTGGTAACCACTTACTGCGCGCAGTGCCACAGCTCCGAGTCGCAATTTCCGCAGCAGCCATATTTTGCTGAAGCCAGTATTGACGTAGCCTATGCGGCCGCACGCACGAAAATAGAATTGGATGATCCCGATGCGTCACGATTTGTCGTGCGCCTAGGTAGCGAGTTCCACAACTGTTGGAGCGACTGTCCTTCTGATTCTGGCGACATGCTTGCGGCCGTTAACGCGTTTGCGAATCAAATCGTGCCAACGGAAGTGGATCCGATGCTCGTGACGTCCAAAGCACTCACGCTTGCCGATGGCACGATTGCGAGTGGCGGCAATCGCTATGAAAATAACGCCATTGCAACGTACGAATTCAAAACCCGCACCGGTCTCACTGCGTTTGATACGAGCGGCGTGGAACCCGCGATGAACCTGAATTTATCCGGCAATGTTGCGTGGCTGAGTGCGTTTGGTCTCCAGATAAACGACGGTAAAGCCCAAGCCTCAACCGCCTCGAGCAAGAAACTGCATGATCTCATCAAAGCGACCGGTGAATTTTCACTCGAAGCATGGGTGGTACCTGGCAACGTGAGCCAAGAAGAGGCACGCATCATCAGCTACTCGGCCGGCGTGGATGCCCGCAACTTCACATTAGGCCAAACGCTCTATAACTATGACCTCGCGGTGCGCAGTTCTCAGACCGATGGAAACGGCATGCCCGCTTTGTCTACTGCCGACGCCGATGAAGACCTACAGGCGACCCTGCAACATGTGGTTACCACCTATGACCCGGTTAATGGTGGACGAATCTATGTAAATGGCGTGTTCACTGACGATGTCGACATCGGCGGCGGCTCGCTGGCCGACTGGGACGACAGCTTCGCATTCGTCGTGGGCAACGAAGTCTCTAACGATCGTCTGTGGCAAGGATCTGTGCGGTTCCTTTCGGTACACAACCGAGCGCTCACCGACACTCAGATTCAGCAGAATTTTGATGCCGGTGTCGGCGAGAAATTCTTCTTGCTCTTCAGTGTTGCGCATCTAATCGATGTGCCACAAAGCTACGTGCTTTTCCAAGTCAGTCAGTTCGATGACTACAGCTACTTGTTTGAGGAGCCGCGGTTTATTTCGCTCGACCCCACGGCGAGCCCCAGCGATATCCCACTACAGGGCATGCGTATCGGTCTGAACGGTGCCGAGGTAGACATCAGCCAGGCGTATGCCAATCTTGATGTGATGCTCAATGAAAACGACTTTGTCGCCAGCACGCAGTCACTGTCTCGCCTCGGCACGTTGGTGCCACTTGAAAAGGGCACGGAGAGCGATAGCTTCTTCTTAACGTTTGAGCTATTGGGCGACAACGCCAATGTCTTTACCGAGCCGACGCCGCTGCAGCCGGGCACACCGCCCGATGTCGAACGCGACCCAGCTATCGGCCTGCGTACGTTCGATGAAATCAATGCGTCGATGTCAGTGATAACGGGTATCGCGCAAAGTAATGTCAACGTTGCGACCACGTACACGACCATCCGCCAGCAATTGCCGACTGTGGAGTCCATCGAAGGATTTTTGGCATCCCACCAAGTGGCTATTGCACAGCTGTCGATCGAATACTGTAATGAACTGGTCAACTCCACTGCCGCGCGCAGTGCGTTTTTCCCAGGCTTTGATTTCAGCGCCCCCCCGGCGAGCGCGTTTGCGAACGCCACAGCGCGAAATGTGATGCTCGACCCACTGCTCGACAACGTGTTTGGCGTCGCCGTGACATCCCAACCAGACTTAGCCGCCGCTCGCGGTGAGCTCAATGCGCTCATTGACCGACTTACGACCTGCGGCAGTAGCTGTAGCGCCGACCGAACCGAAACCGTGGCCAAGGCCGCCTGCGCTGCCATGCTCGGTAACGCAGCGGTGGTTATTCAATAA
- a CDS encoding tetratricopeptide repeat protein, translated as MTPFRSLLVLSLLIMLMPLSAAQSDEDASASPARMTVDAKARARASYEAFLALAALDDPRRPGALRRLADMELEQAESLLIDGAHDEQAKGLYEQAIRLYRDLLSQYPGHDGNDAVYYQLARAQEAVGDMDAARDTLSQLVKEQPESTYAEESEFRRGETLFSQGNYERAAEAYAAVIRRSGEGSQGAFLEQSWYKHGWSLFKLADYPEAQSAFLNLLRHQLLAQGDYQRDAINGLSPGGREMLLDALRAMSLSFAYGEGVADLNALLDRDTAPGFEHLLFTDLGELYRKEERYQDAAAAYRAFVARLPNARHAPHMQLAVIDTYRDAGFFEQEMSAKEAFAQEYALNRGGDDYWSQHAIDDSDDIVAALKLHLTELTQFYHAGAQTLKSAPYTTERDAAYDKAVHWYRAWLSSFPAIDETPETHFLLAELLFDQGEFEAAVIEYEATAYGYEAHTRSAEAGYAALLAYAKQEGQIDDPQTRWNVERASIDSSLKFADSFSEHAEATRVQTDATERLYARGDLNDALAAANDLLAWQPPAALEEQRIALLVAGNTHFDQDNFSGAEAAFSRTLALNVEGGADAASRQDVVELLAASVYRQAEAEQQNGELADAAEHFLRVARVAPTSSLIATAEYEAASVLMDVKDFTRAASVLQAFRTNYPDHELQRDVTRNLSVSYLESGNKEGAASELMRLARDPLNDSDTRLSANYQAIDIYRESNDPSQLLESYVYLIEAQPLSVDESIDAREEIAGVYQKMGNESQYLDWVRSIIEVDKAAGSNATPRSRTAAARATLMFAKQAWQPFADVRLEEPLQDNLRLKKSRMETLLSQLGVASGYNIADVTTAATYQMAAAYAEMADALMTSERPGGLNADELEQYEFLLEEQAFPFEEQAIEIHETNINRIEDGLYDAWMRQSFKALAELMPGRYQKTEKGVTVAELNP; from the coding sequence ATGACGCCCTTCCGTTCTTTGCTCGTTCTTTCGTTGCTGATCATGCTGATGCCGCTCAGTGCGGCGCAGTCCGATGAGGATGCCTCGGCGAGCCCGGCGCGAATGACGGTGGATGCCAAAGCCCGCGCGCGGGCGAGCTATGAGGCGTTTTTGGCGCTTGCCGCGCTCGATGACCCACGCCGGCCGGGCGCTTTGCGCCGACTCGCGGACATGGAGCTCGAACAGGCGGAGAGCCTATTGATTGACGGCGCGCATGACGAGCAGGCCAAAGGTCTTTATGAGCAGGCCATTCGTTTATATCGTGATTTGTTGTCTCAGTATCCAGGCCACGATGGTAACGATGCCGTCTATTATCAGCTGGCGCGCGCGCAAGAGGCAGTGGGTGATATGGATGCGGCGCGCGACACGCTGTCGCAACTCGTAAAAGAACAGCCTGAGTCAACGTATGCCGAAGAGAGTGAGTTTCGGCGCGGCGAGACATTGTTCTCACAGGGGAATTATGAGCGCGCGGCAGAGGCCTATGCGGCGGTCATCCGACGCAGTGGCGAGGGCAGTCAGGGCGCGTTTCTTGAGCAGTCTTGGTACAAACACGGTTGGTCGCTGTTCAAGCTTGCGGACTACCCTGAAGCGCAAAGTGCTTTTTTGAATTTGTTGCGTCACCAGCTGCTCGCGCAGGGGGACTATCAACGCGACGCTATTAATGGCCTGTCGCCCGGCGGGCGCGAGATGTTGCTCGATGCATTACGGGCAATGAGTCTCTCATTCGCGTATGGCGAAGGCGTAGCCGATCTCAATGCGTTGCTCGACCGCGATACGGCACCTGGTTTCGAACATCTACTGTTTACGGATCTCGGCGAGCTGTATCGCAAGGAAGAGCGCTATCAAGACGCGGCCGCCGCCTATCGGGCGTTTGTCGCGCGACTCCCCAATGCGCGTCACGCTCCGCATATGCAGCTTGCCGTAATCGATACCTACCGTGATGCGGGTTTTTTCGAGCAAGAGATGAGTGCGAAAGAAGCGTTTGCACAAGAGTATGCGCTGAATCGCGGCGGTGATGATTATTGGTCCCAGCATGCGATTGATGACTCCGACGATATTGTGGCCGCACTAAAACTCCACTTGACCGAACTCACTCAGTTTTATCATGCCGGTGCGCAAACACTTAAATCAGCCCCATACACTACCGAACGCGACGCGGCCTATGATAAGGCGGTGCACTGGTATCGCGCATGGCTGAGTTCCTTCCCCGCAATCGACGAAACACCGGAAACGCACTTTTTGCTGGCTGAACTGCTGTTCGATCAAGGTGAATTTGAGGCAGCGGTTATCGAGTATGAAGCCACTGCCTATGGGTACGAGGCGCACACGCGATCGGCTGAGGCTGGCTACGCGGCGTTGTTGGCTTACGCGAAACAGGAAGGCCAGATCGACGATCCACAAACGCGCTGGAACGTAGAGCGCGCGTCAATCGATAGCTCGCTCAAGTTTGCGGATTCGTTTAGCGAGCATGCCGAGGCCACACGCGTGCAAACCGACGCCACCGAGCGACTGTATGCCCGTGGCGATCTCAATGATGCGTTAGCCGCAGCCAACGACTTGCTGGCCTGGCAGCCTCCGGCTGCCCTTGAAGAGCAGCGTATTGCCCTTCTTGTCGCGGGCAATACACACTTTGATCAAGATAATTTCAGTGGCGCCGAAGCCGCATTCAGTCGCACGCTGGCACTCAATGTCGAGGGTGGTGCGGATGCCGCTTCCCGTCAGGATGTGGTTGAGCTGCTGGCGGCCTCGGTGTATCGGCAAGCCGAAGCGGAACAACAAAACGGTGAACTCGCTGACGCGGCTGAGCACTTTTTGCGGGTCGCTCGGGTAGCGCCTACCAGCTCGCTGATCGCCACCGCCGAATACGAGGCGGCGTCAGTGTTGATGGACGTCAAAGATTTCACGCGGGCGGCAAGTGTACTGCAGGCCTTCCGAACCAACTATCCGGATCACGAACTGCAGCGTGATGTCACACGAAACTTGTCGGTGAGCTATCTTGAATCGGGTAATAAAGAAGGGGCGGCCAGTGAACTTATGCGGCTGGCGCGGGATCCGCTCAATGACAGCGACACGCGATTGTCGGCCAACTACCAAGCCATCGATATTTATCGTGAAAGCAACGATCCCAGTCAATTACTCGAGAGTTATGTTTACTTGATCGAGGCTCAGCCGCTGTCGGTCGATGAAAGCATCGATGCTCGTGAGGAGATTGCCGGCGTTTATCAAAAAATGGGCAATGAGTCGCAATATTTAGATTGGGTTAGGTCGATCATAGAGGTTGATAAGGCGGCCGGCTCGAACGCCACGCCACGCAGCCGTACTGCCGCAGCACGCGCGACACTTATGTTCGCGAAACAGGCTTGGCAGCCGTTTGCCGACGTGCGACTTGAAGAGCCACTGCAGGACAATCTGAGGCTCAAAAAGTCGCGCATGGAAACCCTGCTTAGTCAGTTAGGCGTCGCCAGTGGCTACAACATTGCGGATGTGACGACGGCAGCCACTTATCAGATGGCCGCGGCTTATGCCGAGATGGCGGATGCGCTGATGACCTCGGAACGACCGGGCGGACTCAACGCCGATGAATTGGAACAGTACGAATTCTTGCTCGAAGAGCAGGCTTTTCCATTTGAAGAGCAGGCTATCGAGATACATGAGACCAATATTAACCGCATTGAAGACGGTTTATATGACGCCTGGATGCGACAGAGCTTCAAAGCGTTGGCGGAACTGATGCCGGGTCGATACCAGAAAACAGAGAAGGGAGTCACCGTTGCTGAACTCAATCCCTAA
- a CDS encoding tetratricopeptide repeat protein, translated as MLNSIPKHRRLVGVMVASLWLGACAGTGPVAKKTAPLSESVDPTSTLYSDQKPAAPDAADVIALLEKQVASAPGQAEGYLRLGVAYRHIEQFDLAAQMFEQAAALSETPFVARNELGILHRVKGEFKEAEAVYQRILADAPDFHDAHFNLGILYDLYLRQPRAAQKHYQAYIQAAPEADERVEKWLVDLERRHQIDASASAGVVGD; from the coding sequence TTGCTGAACTCAATCCCTAAGCACCGCCGATTGGTCGGCGTGATGGTCGCATCACTGTGGCTGGGCGCCTGTGCAGGCACCGGTCCGGTTGCGAAGAAAACGGCGCCGTTGTCAGAGAGTGTCGATCCAACGTCGACCCTCTATTCCGATCAAAAACCGGCTGCGCCGGATGCTGCTGATGTCATCGCCCTACTCGAGAAACAGGTGGCGAGTGCGCCGGGTCAAGCAGAAGGCTATCTGCGGCTGGGTGTCGCCTATCGCCACATTGAACAGTTTGATCTGGCGGCACAGATGTTTGAGCAAGCGGCCGCGCTCAGCGAAACACCGTTTGTGGCGCGCAATGAGCTCGGCATTTTGCATCGCGTAAAGGGCGAGTTCAAAGAGGCCGAAGCTGTTTACCAACGCATTTTGGCCGATGCACCTGATTTTCACGATGCACACTTTAACTTGGGCATTCTTTATGACTTGTATTTGCGCCAGCCGCGCGCGGCACAAAAGCACTACCAAGCGTACATTCAGGCGGCGCCTGAAGCCGACGAACGGGTAGAGAAATGGTTGGTTGACCTAGAGCGCCGACATCAGATTGACGCCAGTGCGTCGGCGGGAGTGGTTGGTGATTAA
- a CDS encoding TlpA disulfide reductase family protein yields the protein MGVSAWSAKSSLMQKSAPDFTLKSLEGPNVKLSELRGDVVLINFWASWCGPCRQEMPLLEELSTQYAPMGFTMLGVNVEEDSSAAKAMLDELGVSFPILFDNENSVSESYDVIAMPTTVVVDRDGKVQYVHHGYKPGDEGKYQDAIRRAIRQ from the coding sequence ATGGGCGTGAGCGCCTGGTCGGCGAAATCATCGCTCATGCAAAAGTCAGCACCCGACTTTACGCTCAAGAGTCTTGAGGGTCCAAATGTGAAGCTCAGCGAGCTTCGGGGTGATGTCGTGCTGATCAACTTTTGGGCGTCTTGGTGCGGACCGTGTCGCCAAGAAATGCCACTGCTTGAGGAACTCAGCACGCAATACGCACCGATGGGCTTCACCATGCTGGGTGTCAACGTGGAAGAGGACAGCTCGGCCGCCAAAGCCATGCTCGACGAGCTTGGCGTGAGTTTCCCCATTTTGTTTGATAACGAAAATTCGGTGAGCGAAAGCTACGACGTGATCGCTATGCCGACCACGGTGGTCGTCGATCGTGACGGTAAGGTGCAGTATGTGCACCACGGCTATAAACCGGGTGACGAAGGGAAATATCAAGACGCCATCCGACGAGCGATCCGCCAATGA
- a CDS encoding SH3 domain-containing protein, with the protein MKRFVSLFFAVLMLATPVQAKSDVKLVVEEPFIEMRTGPGRGYPVYHVVEAGENITVTRRRTEWFEVIAPRGQKGWVHRDELELTLDPEGFAVRVEDSSFGTYSNRRFEFGVLDGEFGGADVISVYGAYALTPNLSTELSVSQGIGTFADNVFATANVTHQFFPDKRITPFFTLGGGVLRTSPNATLVEVEDRNDEIAFAGMGLRLYATRRMVLRAEYKTYVIFTSRDDNQEIDEWKAGFSFFF; encoded by the coding sequence ATGAAACGCTTTGTATCGCTATTCTTCGCTGTGTTAATGCTGGCCACGCCCGTGCAGGCAAAGTCGGACGTGAAGCTCGTGGTCGAGGAACCCTTCATTGAAATGCGCACGGGCCCCGGACGTGGCTACCCTGTCTATCATGTGGTCGAGGCGGGCGAGAACATCACCGTTACCCGTCGACGCACAGAGTGGTTCGAGGTGATTGCTCCACGCGGTCAGAAAGGTTGGGTGCATCGTGACGAGCTTGAGCTCACGCTCGATCCGGAAGGGTTTGCCGTGCGAGTCGAGGATAGCTCATTTGGCACGTACTCGAATCGCCGCTTCGAGTTCGGCGTGCTGGATGGCGAATTTGGTGGTGCGGATGTCATTTCCGTCTATGGAGCCTATGCACTTACCCCAAATCTGTCGACCGAGCTATCGGTATCCCAGGGCATCGGAACCTTCGCGGACAATGTGTTCGCGACGGCGAACGTGACACACCAATTTTTCCCTGACAAACGCATTACACCGTTCTTTACGCTCGGTGGTGGCGTTTTGCGCACGTCGCCCAACGCCACGTTGGTCGAGGTCGAAGACCGCAATGATGAAATTGCCTTTGCAGGAATGGGCCTGAGACTGTACGCCACGCGGCGTATGGTGCTGCGGGCGGAATATAAAACGTATGTGATTTTTACAAGTCGCGATGACAACCAGGAGATCGACGAATGGAAAGCCGGCTTTTCGTTCTTTTTCTAA
- a CDS encoding AraC family transcriptional regulator produces the protein MKTKKLSVCLTAIGCLAMVAHAEERTSFTNLDGEVQNLKKELMSLNRDLFILEEELLFPANTQVSVFVSMDVGEYFALDSVELKLNGKKVSSYLYTEREAEALLRGGVQRLFVGNLKAGDHELVAVFTGMGPNNREYRRGATLEFEKTLSPKFVELKIEDQTRNMQPEFAVREWD, from the coding sequence ATGAAAACGAAGAAACTGTCTGTATGCCTCACCGCAATAGGTTGTCTGGCGATGGTGGCCCACGCTGAAGAACGCACGTCGTTTACCAATCTCGACGGCGAAGTACAAAACCTCAAAAAAGAGCTGATGAGTCTGAATCGAGATTTATTTATCCTCGAAGAGGAGTTGTTGTTTCCAGCGAACACGCAGGTGTCGGTTTTTGTTTCGATGGATGTTGGCGAGTACTTTGCGCTGGATTCGGTTGAGCTAAAACTCAATGGAAAGAAGGTGTCTAGCTACCTGTATACGGAGCGCGAAGCAGAGGCGTTGCTTCGAGGCGGCGTGCAGCGGCTGTTTGTGGGCAACCTCAAAGCAGGCGACCATGAGCTAGTGGCGGTGTTTACCGGTATGGGTCCCAATAATCGCGAGTATCGTCGCGGCGCTACGCTCGAGTTTGAAAAAACGCTTAGCCCGAAATTTGTCGAACTTAAGATCGAAGATCAAACGCGCAACATGCAGCCCGAATTCGCCGTGCGAGAGTGGGATTAA
- a CDS encoding outer membrane beta-barrel domain-containing protein, whose protein sequence is MESRLFVLFLSKLPLLALGGCLLLLGGCSVFQQSADEAAEELPPVIDPEVERRDIKVPKIDSENFEVGLYGGLMSIEDFGSDSVVGARVAFHATEDFFLEAVYAQTQAGRTSFEELSGAVELLTPEERDYTYYNLSLGYNVLPGEAFLGQSWAFNTALYAIAGVGSTEFAGDDRFTINAGFGYRVILNDFLALHLDVRDHLFDIDLLGEEKTTHNIEYHFGFTIFF, encoded by the coding sequence ATGGAAAGCCGGCTTTTCGTTCTTTTTCTAAGCAAGCTGCCGCTACTCGCCCTCGGCGGGTGTCTACTGTTGCTTGGTGGCTGCAGTGTTTTCCAGCAGTCGGCCGATGAGGCGGCTGAGGAATTGCCGCCCGTCATTGATCCGGAAGTGGAGCGACGCGACATCAAGGTGCCCAAAATCGACTCGGAGAACTTTGAGGTGGGCCTTTATGGCGGCCTCATGAGTATTGAGGATTTTGGTTCAGATAGCGTGGTGGGAGCGCGCGTCGCGTTTCACGCGACCGAAGACTTCTTTTTGGAGGCGGTCTACGCGCAAACACAGGCTGGAAGGACCAGCTTTGAAGAATTAAGTGGCGCGGTTGAGCTGCTCACACCCGAGGAGCGCGACTACACCTACTACAACCTATCGTTGGGTTACAACGTGTTGCCTGGAGAGGCCTTCTTGGGGCAAAGCTGGGCGTTCAATACTGCGCTATATGCGATTGCGGGCGTTGGAAGCACCGAATTTGCCGGTGACGATCGGTTCACAATCAATGCGGGTTTTGGCTATCGAGTCATTCTCAATGACTTTCTGGCGCTGCACCTCGATGTGCGGGATCACCTCTTCGATATCGACTTGCTCGGCGAAGAAAAGACTACCCACAACATTGAATATCACTTTGGTTTTACGATCTTTTTTTGA
- a CDS encoding DUF3570 domain-containing protein, which yields MNDLQFKRWLILFMWGVMASPFAATLPEDRTDILYHGYEGGGADIDGPAIVVRKSFGDKVSLSGKYYVDSVSSASVDVVTTASPYTEERTETSFGASYLYDATQFSLNVTNSDENDFQASSYFFSISQEMFGALTTVSLGYGRGDDTVGRNGDADFTDEVDRQHYQLGLTQVLTKNWIASLDYEAITDEGYLNNPYRSVRFLDGSARGYAYESEIYPRTRTSNSVSLKSRYFLKYGAALTFDYRFFSDTWDIQGHTAGIGYVHKFGDDWTFEVGYRFHTQTQAEFYSDLFERPQAQNFLARDKELSSFSDHMGRVGVTYAFPSKILPFVDRGTANLYFNRFRFDYDNFRDLTVDAPVGEEPLYGFDANVIQFYLSFWY from the coding sequence ATGAACGACTTACAATTTAAGCGGTGGCTTATTCTTTTTATGTGGGGCGTGATGGCATCGCCCTTCGCGGCGACCCTGCCTGAGGATCGCACCGATATTCTCTATCACGGTTATGAGGGTGGTGGTGCCGATATCGATGGCCCGGCGATCGTGGTCCGCAAGTCATTTGGCGATAAAGTGTCACTGAGTGGCAAGTACTATGTGGACAGCGTCAGCAGCGCATCGGTCGATGTAGTGACCACGGCGAGTCCGTATACCGAAGAACGCACCGAAACCAGTTTCGGTGCAAGTTACCTGTATGACGCCACGCAATTTAGCCTCAACGTAACAAACAGTGATGAAAACGATTTTCAGGCGAGTTCGTACTTCTTTTCGATCAGTCAAGAAATGTTCGGCGCGCTCACGACGGTGTCGCTAGGCTATGGCCGCGGAGACGACACAGTGGGTCGCAACGGCGATGCCGATTTCACCGACGAGGTCGATCGCCAGCACTATCAACTTGGCCTTACCCAAGTATTGACGAAAAATTGGATTGCGAGCCTCGACTATGAGGCCATCACAGACGAGGGGTATCTCAATAACCCGTATCGATCGGTCCGGTTCTTAGATGGTTCCGCGCGCGGATACGCGTATGAAAGTGAGATCTATCCGCGCACACGTACAAGCAACTCGGTGTCCCTGAAGTCGCGGTACTTCCTCAAGTATGGCGCAGCGCTGACGTTCGATTATCGTTTTTTCTCCGACACTTGGGATATACAAGGTCACACAGCTGGTATTGGCTACGTGCATAAATTTGGCGATGACTGGACATTCGAAGTTGGCTATCGCTTCCATACGCAAACCCAAGCCGAGTTTTACAGTGATTTGTTTGAGCGACCCCAGGCACAGAATTTTCTTGCGCGCGACAAAGAGTTGAGTTCTTTTTCCGATCACATGGGCCGAGTGGGCGTTACCTATGCGTTTCCGAGCAAGATTCTCCCGTTTGTTGATCGGGGTACAGCCAATTTGTATTTCAACCGCTTCCGATTTGATTACGACAATTTTCGCGATCTCACCGTCGACGCTCCAGTCGGCGAAGAGCCATTGTATGGCTTTGACGCGAACGTGATTCAGTTTTATTTGTCGTTCTGGTACTGA
- a CDS encoding DUF4266 domain-containing protein, whose amino-acid sequence MRTAALLLAMAVLGSSGCASVEVEPWVKPYERANLADPIMSFDRDPLAASYLQHVFESREGARGAAGGAHGGCGCN is encoded by the coding sequence ATGAGAACGGCCGCTCTGTTATTGGCAATGGCGGTGCTCGGTAGTTCGGGTTGTGCCTCGGTGGAGGTGGAGCCCTGGGTTAAGCCCTATGAACGGGCGAACTTAGCCGATCCCATTATGTCTTTTGATCGCGATCCACTCGCGGCCTCTTATCTGCAACACGTATTCGAATCGCGTGAAGGCGCCCGCGGTGCCGCTGGTGGTGCCCACGGTGGCTGTGGTTGTAACTAA